The following is a genomic window from bacterium.
GTCTTCTGTGGCAACCGTAGGTCGTTAGAAGCCCACTTATGGGAGCTATTACCTCTTCTATTTCCAGATTTGAATCGCTAAATAGAGTGCCCAGTATATCGCCTTTTTTCACATAATCGCCCGGTTCCCAACCGTTTTCAATAAAGAGTCCGTTGCAAGGAGCAACAACTGGAACAGGTGCGGGTACACCATCTCGTGCTACAAGGGATTTTTCAGTACCTTCTGGTTCTCCATCAAACATCCCTATATGTTTTGAACAGTTTTCCAGCATTCTCAACCCAAGTTTAATCTGTTTTTCTGATAACATATATTGGCCTGAAAACTCTGTATAAAAAGAAGGTCTACCTGTTCTATCAAATATTTTGTTTATACCACCAGGTAGGTTATCGTGTTCTCTTTTATTTATTACAATTAAAGGTAGCGCAGAAGCAATAGTAAAAGATGCCGTCTCTTCATTATCGCAGGCGCCAGCAAAAGCAATACCAAAAAAACTATAACAGTGCATATCTATATTATGGGTTGCTTCTTTGGCAAGTGTTTCATATATTATATAAACTATCTGTTCAATTTCATGCCCTTCAGGGTTACCTGGCCACCCTCTATTCATATTATCTTGTCCCCTTCCTTTGGGAAGTCCGGGTTCAGAGTAAACGTGGTGTCTTCTGTTCCACAAAGCAGGCGGGTTAGAAAAAGGTAGGAGATAAAACTTGCCTTTAACAATTTTTTCTGCAGCAACAGGACAAAACCTTCTAATAATTTCGCAACCCATAACTTCTATCCCATGCTGTTCAGCATTAATGAAAAAACAAGGACCTGGTCTTCCTGAGTCTATTTCCCAATAATGCAATTTGAACGGTTTTATGTTTTTAACATTTATATCCATAAACTTTTTTTGTATCTCAGCCATTTTTCCCCTCCCTTCATTATTAATGTTCTGCCAAATTTGGCTATGCTGTAAGCGGTAGTTGCAAAGGAACGTCTGCCGAAGCCAACCTACGCTAAACTACAAACTTTGGCGGGTATACCTTGGCGTAGGTTGAAACGCCTTGTGAGCACCAAACTCTGTCATCCTGAACTTGTTTCAGGATCTCTAATGTAATCCACGCTGGTAATAGGCACAACGTAAAAACGAGATTCCGGATCAAGTCCGGAATGACATACAGGGGGAGTTCCCATCTTTTATCCTTACTATCGTTACGTCTTCCGTTTTTGGTTAAGTTGCTAACTCCCCCTCCACCTACGCTACAATACAAGCTTCGGCGGACAAGCCTCATCCTATTAACCTCTCTGCAAACTCTTGGGGACTTACTACCCCAAACATCCTCAAGGGGAGAAGGCAAAAAGAGGTGCATTCCTTTTCCGCCTTCGGCGAGATTGCCACGCCAAAAGACGGCTCGCAAAGACGGAATGGGGGGAAGACATAAAGACCCCCTCACCCTTAATCCCTCTCCCCCAAGGGTAGAGGGCAAAAATGGGGAGTGAGTAGACACCACATACTTTTTTTTAACACAACATTATTAACGTATTTAATCCCAAAATGCAAGAATCTGGTCTTGATTA
Proteins encoded in this region:
- a CDS encoding succinylglutamate desuccinylase/aspartoacylase family protein — its product is MAEIQKKFMDINVKNIKPFKLHYWEIDSGRPGPCFFINAEQHGIEVMGCEIIRRFCPVAAEKIVKGKFYLLPFSNPPALWNRRHHVYSEPGLPKGRGQDNMNRGWPGNPEGHEIEQIVYIIYETLAKEATHNIDMHCYSFFGIAFAGACDNEETASFTIASALPLIVINKREHDNLPGGINKIFDRTGRPSFYTEFSGQYMLSEKQIKLGLRMLENCSKHIGMFDGEPEGTEKSLVARDGVPAPVPVVAPCNGLFIENGWEPGDYVKKGDILGTLFSDSNLEIEEVIAPISGLLTTYGCHRRLSDVDLASMHPYADKGDLLANIREVEK